Proteins encoded by one window of Armatimonadota bacterium:
- a CDS encoding MFS transporter: MSMAQAPRKSWHGFRWWIVVLLFFATTFNYIDRQVIGILKNTISSDLQWPKEHAEEYYSYIAAVFQSCYALGYLFGGRMMDVIGLRLGYTICIAFWSLFAAATGFAQSLSGFFVARGGLGLSEGGNFPAAVKAVGEWFPRSERALATGIFNAGSNMGPVLGPPLVIWLNEAYGWQMAFIATGLIGLLWVPFWLVMYRKPAEHPRVSAAELELIQSDPPDPVARMPWGTLLRYRATWAFIAGMGLSSPFWWFYLFWAPDFFQKTFQMDVKNVGVPLITIYLIADVGSVAGGWLSSHLIRSGRSVAFGRKTAFLTCACCIVPVVSAPYMPNAWAAIGVIGLAMAAHQGNSANLYTMVSDTMPRYAVSSVVGMGGFAGSALEIVFSLWVGKVLQQTHSYQVMFLAAPVAYFTALGIIHLLLPKFEQAEVKAG, from the coding sequence ATGAGCATGGCCCAGGCGCCTCGCAAAAGCTGGCATGGATTCCGGTGGTGGATCGTCGTTCTGCTGTTCTTCGCGACCACTTTCAACTACATCGATCGCCAGGTGATCGGCATTCTCAAAAACACTATCTCGAGTGACCTCCAATGGCCCAAGGAGCACGCTGAGGAGTACTACAGTTACATCGCCGCGGTCTTTCAATCCTGCTATGCCCTGGGCTACCTCTTCGGCGGGCGGATGATGGACGTCATCGGCCTGCGGCTGGGCTACACGATCTGCATCGCGTTTTGGAGCCTTTTCGCCGCCGCCACCGGTTTCGCTCAATCGCTGTCCGGGTTCTTTGTGGCGCGCGGCGGTTTGGGACTTTCTGAAGGGGGAAACTTCCCGGCCGCCGTCAAAGCGGTGGGCGAGTGGTTTCCCCGCTCGGAACGCGCCCTTGCGACGGGGATCTTCAACGCCGGCTCGAACATGGGCCCGGTGCTCGGCCCCCCTTTGGTGATTTGGCTAAACGAAGCCTACGGGTGGCAGATGGCGTTCATCGCTACCGGGCTCATTGGCTTGCTCTGGGTGCCGTTTTGGCTGGTGATGTACCGCAAGCCGGCGGAGCACCCCAGGGTCTCTGCCGCGGAGCTTGAGCTCATCCAGAGCGATCCTCCCGATCCGGTTGCGCGAATGCCCTGGGGCACGCTGCTTCGGTACCGCGCCACCTGGGCGTTCATCGCGGGAATGGGCCTGAGCTCGCCGTTTTGGTGGTTCTATCTCTTCTGGGCGCCGGACTTCTTCCAGAAGACCTTCCAGATGGACGTCAAGAACGTCGGCGTCCCGCTCATCACGATTTATCTGATCGCGGATGTGGGCAGCGTGGCAGGCGGTTGGCTGTCCTCGCACCTGATCCGGTCTGGCAGGAGCGTCGCCTTCGGCCGAAAGACGGCGTTTCTCACCTGCGCCTGCTGCATCGTGCCCGTTGTCAGCGCCCCCTATATGCCCAACGCCTGGGCCGCGATCGGCGTGATCGGCCTGGCCATGGCGGCGCACCAGGGCAACTCCGCGAACCTCTACACGATGGTCTCAGACACCATGCCGCGCTATGCGGTCAGTTCGGTCGTGGGCATGGGAGGTTTTGCGGGTTCAGCGCTAGAGATTGTCTTCTCGCTTTGGGTAGGCAAAGTGCTTCAGCAGACCCACAGCTATCAGGTGATGTTCCTGGCGGCGCCGGTGGCCTACTTCACCGCCCTCGGCATCATCCACCTGTTGCTTCCGAAGTTCGAGCAGGCGGAGGTCAAGGCGGGCTAA
- the mutS gene encoding DNA mismatch repair protein MutS codes for MLRQYFAAKADHPDVLLAMRVGDFYEFYGEDAEIAAHALEITLTAREDSGNKVPMAGVPFHSVEKYLARLISQGIKVALCDQLEDPKQAKGLVKRGVTRVLTPGTVLEDSMLESGRDNFLAALCVIEGRVGLAVLEPSTGEFAVTEIAGEEVQERLLQELARLRPSELLVGAQAEQYGEVARTSLGASVTSLTAWGPERSKVRLQEHLSVANLAGFGCEDKPGAQVAAAMILAYAEKNGLSLGHVDTLSTYTVDGFMRLDLATRRSLEITQNMQDGGKRLTLLWVLDQTQTSMGARLLRRWLEQPLLDVEVIQKRQDAVERLHGASMARGDLREELRRVHDIERLASRCSTGLAGPRDLVGLLASLLALPRLGSPLSKVAFGRLQELREAIHDHRDLIDVLSDGLVQEPPHHVRDGGVIRPGWDPELDKLRELAKGGKQYIAALEAAERVRTGISTLKVGFNSVFGYYLEVPKAQIAKVPEDYIRKQTTANAERYITAELKEHESQVLGAEEKAQALEVELFGQLRQRVADRSRELLSTARALAELDCLLSLAEVASSKRFVKPEIVAESAIQIVGGRHPVVEEASTAFVPNDLALGDAAADPRLVILTGPNMSGKSTYLRQTALIVLLAQIGSFVPAKSCRLGMVDRIFARIGARDELALGQSTFMVEMVESANILNHATGRSLVILDEVGRGTSTYDGLAIAWAMVERLAEIGALTLFATHYHQLNALAQQLQKVANFRVSVEEFGDEIVWTHRVLAGGTDRSYGIHVAKMAGVPKGVLNRAADILSDLEGSGSEPRPAQSETKRLQLTLFEAEKPRVVAELEDLDVNALTPVQALMLLDEWKRKFGTPG; via the coding sequence ATGCTGCGCCAGTACTTCGCCGCCAAGGCGGACCACCCGGACGTGCTCTTGGCCATGCGGGTGGGCGACTTTTACGAGTTCTATGGCGAAGACGCCGAGATCGCGGCACACGCCCTCGAAATCACCTTGACCGCGCGGGAGGACTCAGGCAACAAGGTGCCGATGGCGGGTGTGCCGTTCCATTCGGTTGAGAAGTACTTGGCACGTCTCATCTCACAAGGCATCAAGGTGGCGCTCTGCGATCAGCTCGAGGACCCCAAACAGGCTAAGGGGCTGGTGAAGCGCGGGGTCACCCGAGTGCTGACGCCGGGCACGGTCCTGGAGGACTCGATGCTTGAATCGGGGCGCGACAACTTCCTCGCTGCGCTCTGTGTGATCGAAGGGCGGGTAGGGCTGGCGGTTTTGGAGCCCAGCACCGGAGAGTTCGCCGTCACCGAGATCGCTGGAGAGGAGGTGCAGGAGCGGCTGCTTCAAGAGCTGGCACGGCTGAGGCCCTCCGAACTGCTCGTGGGCGCACAGGCAGAACAGTATGGGGAGGTGGCGCGCACCTCACTGGGCGCCAGCGTGACGTCCCTCACTGCCTGGGGTCCCGAGCGCAGCAAGGTCAGGCTTCAAGAGCACCTAAGCGTCGCCAACCTGGCGGGGTTCGGCTGCGAAGACAAGCCCGGCGCGCAGGTGGCCGCCGCGATGATCCTGGCCTACGCAGAAAAGAACGGGCTTTCGTTGGGCCACGTGGACACGCTGAGCACCTACACGGTCGACGGCTTCATGCGCCTGGACCTCGCAACCCGCAGGAGCCTTGAGATCACCCAGAACATGCAGGACGGCGGAAAGCGTCTGACCCTGCTCTGGGTGCTCGATCAGACGCAGACCTCGATGGGCGCGCGCCTCCTGCGACGCTGGCTGGAACAGCCTCTTCTTGATGTTGAGGTGATTCAAAAGCGCCAGGACGCGGTCGAGCGGCTGCACGGGGCTTCGATGGCTCGTGGAGACCTGCGGGAGGAGCTTAGGCGCGTGCACGACATCGAGCGACTCGCTTCGAGGTGCTCGACGGGGCTTGCCGGTCCGCGCGATTTGGTGGGGCTCCTTGCTTCTCTGCTGGCGCTGCCAAGGCTCGGCTCACCGCTGTCCAAGGTCGCTTTCGGCAGGCTTCAGGAGCTCCGCGAGGCGATCCACGACCACAGGGATCTCATCGACGTTTTGAGCGACGGCCTAGTCCAGGAGCCTCCGCACCACGTGCGTGATGGCGGCGTCATTCGCCCGGGCTGGGACCCCGAGCTGGACAAGCTGCGCGAGCTGGCCAAGGGTGGGAAGCAGTACATCGCCGCTCTGGAGGCTGCCGAGCGGGTGCGCACGGGTATTTCCACGCTCAAAGTCGGCTTCAATTCGGTTTTCGGCTACTACCTCGAGGTGCCCAAAGCCCAGATCGCCAAGGTGCCCGAAGACTATATCCGCAAGCAGACCACCGCCAACGCCGAACGCTACATCACCGCCGAACTCAAGGAGCACGAATCGCAGGTTCTCGGCGCTGAGGAGAAGGCCCAGGCGCTGGAGGTCGAGCTGTTTGGGCAGTTGCGGCAGCGGGTTGCCGACCGATCGCGGGAGCTTTTGTCCACGGCGAGGGCGCTCGCGGAGTTGGATTGCCTGCTTTCGCTGGCCGAAGTGGCCTCCAGCAAGCGCTTTGTCAAGCCGGAGATCGTCGCCGAGTCGGCGATTCAGATCGTGGGCGGCAGGCACCCGGTGGTGGAGGAGGCCAGCACCGCATTCGTGCCCAACGACCTGGCTCTTGGGGATGCAGCGGCAGATCCAAGGCTGGTCATCCTGACGGGACCGAACATGTCGGGCAAGAGCACGTACTTGCGCCAGACCGCGCTCATCGTGCTGCTCGCCCAGATCGGCTCGTTTGTACCGGCAAAGTCTTGCCGTTTGGGGATGGTGGACCGCATTTTCGCACGCATCGGCGCGCGGGACGAGTTGGCGCTCGGGCAGAGCACGTTCATGGTCGAGATGGTAGAAAGCGCGAACATCCTCAACCATGCGACCGGCCGCAGCCTGGTGATTCTGGACGAGGTGGGACGCGGCACCAGCACCTACGATGGCCTTGCGATCGCCTGGGCTATGGTCGAGCGGCTCGCAGAAATCGGCGCGCTAACTCTCTTCGCGACGCACTATCACCAGCTCAACGCCCTTGCGCAACAGCTTCAGAAGGTGGCCAACTTCAGGGTCAGCGTCGAGGAGTTCGGCGACGAAATCGTCTGGACGCATCGGGTGCTCGCCGGGGGCACCGACCGAAGCTACGGCATCCACGTGGCGAAGATGGCGGGAGTCCCGAAAGGCGTTCTGAACCGGGCCGCCGACATCTTGTCCGACTTGGAGGGGAGTGGAAGCGAGCCCAGGCCCGCGCAAAGCGAGACGAAGCGCTTGCAACTCACCCTTTTCGAAGCCGAGAAGCCCAGAGTGGTTGCCGAGCTGGAGGATCTTGATGTGAACGCGCTCACGCCGGTCCAGGCGCTGATGCTGCTCGACGAGTGGAAGCGCAAGTTCGGCACGCCGGGATGA
- a CDS encoding protein kinase encodes MSDRQTAIGKYQIIREIARSNDIVYEAYDPIMNRRVALKELAMPSGMNDTQREDRVKRFIREAKAAGSLNHPNIVTIYECGEEAGKYFIAMEYLDGHTLRNDLDTSGFIPIERAFAIVLDVLSALEYAHANGVIHRDIKPENIQLLPDGRVKLTDFGIARLTFEPNITMDGQVFGTPSYMSPEQVVGKEIDVRSDLFGVGVVLYEMIAGEKPFKGDSVVSITYAIMNTQPVQPSQANHTVWQFLSRALEKSPQLRYANSADMIAAAEAAANSLHSVVLDPGPTLGFMPGYGAAPPMNNPYMGGAHGAAPYAPPPQPAVYPYDPYQQAQAQTGLPQPVTTPYGQVQSYGPPPQPMTQAPLYYPAPRKPMMTPETKDFLGKLFLTVVVLGSVLGLVMVGIWALGVAIQRSQDQDKDASVRRDLGHMSSMPVDQRIKEREIALPKLRDTVSREEEERQLAMDYAQKGAQLAQSGDLVAASAAYQRGLEYDKTNSAISYALGDIYLKQASIERDSALQFQLKDVAAGYLSDAAANEQDPSRHGEYGNSAASIDLELARAEYRSGNKRGARNRLFRARRFGSPGSQRAVNVQQLLAEITR; translated from the coding sequence ATGAGCGACCGTCAAACGGCGATCGGCAAGTACCAGATCATCCGCGAAATCGCGCGGTCGAACGACATCGTCTACGAGGCCTACGACCCGATCATGAATCGGCGCGTGGCGCTCAAAGAGCTCGCGATGCCCTCGGGCATGAACGACACGCAGCGCGAGGACCGGGTCAAGAGGTTCATTCGCGAGGCCAAAGCCGCCGGATCGCTCAACCACCCAAACATCGTCACGATCTACGAGTGCGGCGAGGAGGCGGGCAAGTACTTCATCGCGATGGAGTATTTGGACGGCCACACGCTCCGCAACGATCTGGACACGAGCGGATTCATCCCCATCGAACGGGCGTTCGCGATCGTGCTCGACGTGCTCTCTGCGCTGGAATACGCCCACGCCAACGGCGTCATCCACCGGGACATCAAGCCGGAGAACATCCAGCTCCTGCCCGATGGGCGCGTCAAGCTCACCGACTTTGGCATCGCAAGGCTCACCTTCGAGCCCAACATTACGATGGACGGGCAGGTGTTCGGCACCCCGAGCTACATGTCCCCCGAGCAGGTGGTCGGCAAAGAGATCGACGTTCGCAGCGACCTCTTCGGCGTTGGCGTCGTGCTTTACGAGATGATTGCGGGCGAGAAGCCGTTCAAAGGCGACAGCGTGGTAAGCATCACCTACGCGATCATGAACACCCAGCCGGTGCAACCCTCGCAGGCCAACCACACCGTCTGGCAGTTTCTGTCGCGGGCGCTCGAGAAGAGCCCTCAACTCCGGTATGCAAATTCGGCCGACATGATCGCCGCCGCGGAGGCGGCGGCCAATTCGCTGCATTCGGTGGTGCTCGATCCGGGCCCGACCTTGGGCTTCATGCCTGGCTATGGGGCCGCGCCGCCCATGAATAACCCCTACATGGGTGGGGCCCACGGAGCTGCACCCTACGCGCCGCCTCCCCAGCCGGCGGTCTACCCCTACGATCCTTACCAGCAGGCCCAGGCCCAAACGGGTCTGCCACAGCCGGTGACCACGCCTTACGGCCAAGTGCAGAGCTACGGCCCACCGCCCCAGCCGATGACGCAGGCCCCGCTTTACTATCCGGCGCCGCGCAAGCCGATGATGACGCCGGAAACCAAGGACTTCCTCGGCAAGCTCTTCCTCACCGTGGTGGTGCTTGGCTCGGTGCTCGGGCTCGTGATGGTCGGGATTTGGGCGTTGGGAGTCGCCATCCAGCGCTCTCAGGACCAGGACAAAGACGCTTCGGTCCGCCGAGATCTTGGGCATATGAGTTCGATGCCTGTGGACCAGAGAATCAAAGAGCGCGAGATCGCCCTTCCCAAGCTGCGCGACACCGTAAGCAGAGAGGAAGAAGAGCGTCAATTGGCGATGGACTATGCCCAAAAGGGCGCACAATTGGCTCAGTCGGGAGACCTAGTGGCGGCTTCCGCGGCTTATCAGCGCGGCCTCGAATATGACAAGACCAATTCGGCGATCTCGTATGCCCTGGGCGACATCTACCTGAAGCAAGCTTCGATCGAGCGGGACAGCGCCCTGCAGTTCCAGCTCAAAGATGTGGCCGCCGGCTATTTGAGCGACGCCGCCGCCAACGAGCAGGACCCCAGCCGGCACGGGGAGTATGGAAACTCGGCAGCCAGCATTGACCTGGAGCTTGCCCGAGCAGAGTACAGGTCGGGCAACAAGCGGGGCGCAAGGAACAGGCTGTTCAGGGCGCGGCGCTTTGGCAGTCCCGGGTCACAGCGTGCGGTAAACGTGCAGCAGTTGCTCGCCGAGATCACGCGATAA
- a CDS encoding CAP domain-containing protein has protein sequence MARQRVLQVALWCLASALSGLGSADVYGGVATPIDCCYLVKPEITWNVYSTGGDKIVGGEITINGEKVETRYDETAQCVVGQLSTPLEPGKYVVVAKALFQRGFSYKVDWVFNVMPQAYVQLPDPNDEQLDAIGMVNQWRGRLGLGPVRVEPRLCAAAQKHTEYNAANNTTGHFQRPQLAGFFGEGPAERLQAFGYCGDSYEAVCYGYRNLAERIQSLIDAPYHRIPFFQPGAPAAGAGSIGDRVTFMFEMGSAKAVSVYPYDGQEGVPMAWCKIERPDPLRVHPQKPGVAGYPITLTYYGKDVRLSEVRASLRSASGEELAVLVNTPDNDTWLRNAVIVFPVKPLRPGERYTANVSAKASDGTEIDRTWSFRASLK, from the coding sequence ATGGCAAGGCAGCGCGTGCTACAAGTGGCTCTATGGTGCCTGGCATCGGCTCTTTCCGGACTGGGATCGGCCGATGTCTACGGCGGCGTGGCCACACCCATCGACTGCTGCTACTTGGTCAAGCCGGAGATCACCTGGAATGTGTATTCCACCGGCGGCGACAAGATCGTGGGCGGAGAGATCACGATCAACGGTGAGAAGGTCGAGACGCGCTACGACGAGACGGCGCAGTGCGTGGTCGGCCAGTTGTCCACCCCTTTGGAGCCTGGCAAGTACGTCGTGGTTGCCAAGGCGCTGTTCCAGCGAGGGTTCTCCTACAAGGTCGACTGGGTGTTCAACGTGATGCCGCAGGCGTACGTCCAGCTTCCCGATCCCAATGACGAGCAGCTGGACGCGATCGGGATGGTCAACCAGTGGCGCGGGCGCCTGGGTCTCGGGCCCGTACGGGTCGAGCCGAGGCTCTGCGCGGCCGCCCAGAAGCACACCGAATACAACGCCGCCAACAACACGACCGGCCACTTCCAGCGGCCGCAGCTCGCCGGCTTCTTCGGGGAGGGCCCCGCCGAGAGGCTGCAGGCTTTTGGGTATTGCGGCGACTCCTATGAGGCCGTGTGTTACGGGTATCGGAACCTCGCCGAACGCATTCAGTCGCTGATCGACGCCCCCTACCATCGCATTCCGTTTTTCCAGCCGGGAGCTCCGGCCGCCGGGGCCGGATCGATCGGGGACCGGGTGACCTTCATGTTCGAGATGGGCTCAGCCAAGGCCGTGTCGGTTTATCCCTACGATGGCCAGGAAGGCGTCCCAATGGCCTGGTGCAAGATCGAGCGGCCCGACCCGCTCAGGGTTCACCCGCAGAAGCCGGGTGTCGCGGGCTACCCGATCACGCTCACCTATTACGGCAAGGACGTGCGCCTATCAGAGGTGCGGGCCTCGCTGCGCAGTGCGTCAGGTGAGGAGCTCGCGGTTCTGGTGAACACTCCCGACAACGACACCTGGCTGCGAAACGCGGTGATCGTGTTCCCGGTCAAACCGCTGCGGCCCGGCGAGCGATACACGGCGAACGTCAGCGCTAAGGCGTCGGACGGGACCGAGATCGACAGGACCTGGTCGTTCCGAGCCTCGTTGAAGTAG
- a CDS encoding ketoacyl-ACP synthase III — MAHSVPDKVLSNADLEKMVETSDEWILQRTGIRERRIVSDDENCSTLATRAALKAIERASVDPMDLDMIVMGTVTGDMLFPSTSCLVQEAIGAKNAGAFDVGAACAGFIYSLSVATAMVENRQIRRALVIGADVLSRFVNWQDRSTCVLFGDGAGAIVLEGVENTERGVIKTALLADGSGAKHIDLRVGGSMNPACNPKSKGERDTIFMAGAEVYRFAVQAMGDACMKALDQAGMQPSDVDLFVPHQANLRIIESAAHRLKLPPEKVFLNVDRYGNTSGASIPIALSEAVEQGRLKEGMVVMTVGFGAGVVWGANLIRW, encoded by the coding sequence ATCGCCCACTCTGTCCCCGACAAGGTCCTTTCCAATGCCGACCTCGAGAAGATGGTCGAAACTTCGGACGAGTGGATCCTCCAGCGAACCGGCATCCGCGAGCGCCGCATCGTGTCGGACGACGAGAACTGCAGCACTCTTGCCACGCGCGCAGCGCTGAAGGCCATCGAGCGCGCTTCAGTGGACCCGATGGACCTCGACATGATCGTGATGGGCACGGTCACCGGGGACATGCTTTTTCCTTCCACCTCGTGTCTGGTTCAGGAGGCGATCGGCGCGAAGAATGCCGGGGCGTTCGATGTGGGGGCGGCCTGCGCGGGGTTTATCTATTCGCTTTCCGTGGCCACCGCGATGGTCGAGAATCGCCAGATTCGACGGGCGCTGGTCATTGGCGCGGACGTGCTTTCGCGTTTCGTCAACTGGCAGGACCGCTCGACCTGCGTGCTATTTGGCGACGGCGCGGGGGCGATCGTCCTGGAGGGTGTCGAGAACACCGAGCGAGGCGTGATCAAAACGGCGCTGCTGGCCGACGGTTCGGGCGCAAAGCACATCGACCTTCGGGTGGGCGGCTCGATGAATCCGGCGTGCAACCCCAAAAGCAAGGGCGAACGTGACACGATTTTCATGGCCGGCGCCGAGGTCTATCGCTTTGCGGTCCAGGCTATGGGCGACGCCTGCATGAAGGCCTTGGATCAAGCGGGCATGCAGCCGAGCGACGTGGACCTCTTTGTGCCGCATCAGGCGAATCTGCGCATCATCGAGTCGGCAGCCCATCGGCTGAAGCTCCCGCCTGAAAAGGTGTTCCTCAACGTGGACCGCTATGGCAACACGAGCGGCGCTTCCATTCCGATCGCGCTCTCCGAGGCCGTCGAGCAGGGCCGGCTGAAAGAAGGGATGGTCGTGATGACTGTGGGGTTCGGCGCCGGAGTCGTCTGGGGCGCAAATCTGATCCGGTGGTAG
- the plsX gene encoding phosphate acyltransferase PlsX, producing the protein MNIVLDAMGGDHAPKEVVLGAVLAAPEIHHTIVLVGDIEQIQKHLPSPCPLNIELHPASETIDMCDKPLDALRKKKDSSLCVGIDLVKRGQAAAFVSAGNTGAVTAGCLLSWRQMHGFHRPAIASELPGRKLNFLLLDAGASPDVDPEHLVEFALMGRAYCQRVMGRDNPKVHLLNIGEEPGKGNQFAKQAFTLLSKYGWFAGNIEGKDIFDSDTDVVVCDAFVGNIVLKTAEGVGELIVKLIKDALPDSKLAQLPYLPMKNLMRGLWKKVDYAEVGGSPLLGLNGICLIGHGRSNAKAIKNALLLAQKAVDRGLVETIRESIEEQKGDQ; encoded by the coding sequence GTGAACATCGTCCTCGACGCGATGGGGGGCGATCACGCTCCTAAGGAAGTTGTATTGGGCGCGGTCTTGGCAGCCCCCGAGATTCATCACACGATCGTCTTGGTGGGCGACATCGAGCAGATTCAGAAGCACCTGCCTTCGCCCTGCCCACTGAATATCGAGCTTCACCCCGCGAGCGAAACGATTGACATGTGCGACAAGCCGCTCGACGCCCTGCGCAAGAAGAAGGACTCCTCGCTTTGCGTAGGGATCGACCTGGTGAAAAGGGGCCAGGCGGCGGCCTTTGTGAGCGCGGGCAATACCGGCGCGGTGACCGCAGGATGCCTATTAAGCTGGCGGCAGATGCACGGCTTTCATCGCCCAGCGATCGCCAGCGAACTGCCGGGCCGAAAGCTGAACTTTCTCTTGCTCGATGCCGGAGCGAGCCCGGACGTTGACCCCGAGCACCTCGTCGAATTCGCCCTCATGGGCAGGGCCTATTGCCAGCGCGTGATGGGCAGGGACAACCCGAAGGTGCACCTCCTGAACATCGGTGAGGAGCCCGGCAAGGGCAACCAGTTCGCCAAGCAAGCCTTCACGCTGCTCTCAAAGTACGGTTGGTTCGCGGGCAACATCGAGGGCAAAGACATCTTCGATTCAGACACGGACGTCGTGGTGTGCGACGCCTTCGTCGGCAACATCGTCCTGAAGACTGCCGAGGGCGTTGGCGAGTTGATCGTCAAGCTGATCAAGGACGCACTGCCGGACAGCAAGCTGGCGCAGTTGCCATACTTGCCCATGAAGAACCTCATGCGGGGCCTCTGGAAGAAAGTGGACTACGCCGAAGTGGGCGGATCTCCACTCCTGGGCTTGAACGGCATCTGTCTGATCGGCCACGGAAGAAGCAACGCAAAGGCGATCAAGAACGCCCTGCTGCTGGCGCAGAAGGCCGTCGACAGGGGCCTCGTCGAAACGATCCGAGAAAGCATCGAAGAACAAAAGGGAGATCAGTAG
- a CDS encoding DUF177 domain-containing protein, producing MRSSDLLDLNEVLQHPGKKIAVEIQSDLGKDADLELMEPVEGCLEAVSTGNLLLLKGSFRGVAVCECARCGEPLETPIEFEVDEQFPVEGVAACYGMNDFARVVPDEPFELFHENSLMVDSLLRQDLMISLPMQPLCQYGWDGQCPRALKKPSNDNEHGRPEFQKLATIQEAGKPKKDLPK from the coding sequence ATGAGATCCTCGGACCTTTTGGATTTGAACGAGGTCCTTCAGCACCCCGGCAAGAAGATAGCGGTCGAGATCCAGTCCGACCTCGGCAAAGACGCCGACCTTGAGCTCATGGAACCGGTCGAAGGATGCCTTGAAGCGGTTAGCACCGGCAACCTGCTGCTCCTCAAAGGCAGTTTTCGGGGGGTCGCCGTTTGCGAATGCGCCCGTTGCGGCGAGCCTTTGGAGACGCCCATCGAGTTCGAGGTGGACGAGCAATTCCCCGTCGAAGGGGTGGCCGCGTGCTACGGAATGAACGACTTCGCGCGAGTGGTTCCCGACGAGCCGTTCGAGCTTTTTCACGAGAACAGCCTGATGGTGGACTCGCTCCTACGGCAGGACCTCATGATCAGCCTTCCGATGCAACCGCTCTGCCAGTACGGGTGGGACGGCCAATGCCCGCGAGCCCTCAAGAAGCCCTCCAACGACAACGAGCACGGGCGGCCGGAATTCCAGAAGCTGGCAACCATCCAGGAAGCCGGCAAGCCCAAGAAGGACCTGCCCAAGTGA
- a CDS encoding proteasome accessory factor PafA2 family protein — translation MRPILAGIETEYGLEVEGQGAEDQIENAKALVRSFPGKRFSGWDYTYESPRADLRGFQVGQLAIDPQDAAFDVGKDHGPSADVRADQVLPNGARFYNDHGHPEWSSPECWTLKELVLQDLAGEQAAIQAARAYGEASGREVRLYKNNTDFHGASFGCHESYLVPRRHRFEDLYAAVMPVLLARTLLCGAGKVGSESGGKCDFQLSQRADFMSVDASVDTLFCRPVFNTRDEPHADAAQWQRLHVISGDANMMPTCTARKVCLVKLALWLLDLGEAPQWKIRNPARAFQEVSRDLTGACRIELEGGSWTTAIEILESLFAAFERFYLVGHDARTVWSEEAAPIVSESRKLLDALQSDQTQLVRSVDWAAKKAMLEEYMEVERLTWKSRDLRAYDLAYHLLDSDEGLYFALLQMGRVDPRPSHESVLERLERCHEPSRAFVRGQAVTAFPEELRGISWGALSFEMQDGSREAVTLSPGRSYSWDLKDCSDVKSFIDALKEQP, via the coding sequence ATGCGGCCGATCCTCGCCGGCATCGAGACGGAGTACGGGCTCGAAGTCGAAGGCCAAGGGGCCGAGGATCAGATCGAAAACGCGAAAGCGCTTGTCCGGAGTTTTCCGGGCAAGCGCTTTTCTGGTTGGGACTACACCTATGAGAGCCCACGGGCCGATCTGCGCGGCTTCCAGGTTGGGCAACTGGCCATCGATCCTCAGGACGCGGCATTCGACGTCGGCAAGGACCATGGACCCTCGGCCGACGTCAGGGCGGACCAGGTGCTGCCGAACGGCGCGCGCTTTTATAACGACCATGGCCACCCGGAATGGTCTTCGCCCGAGTGCTGGACGCTCAAAGAGCTGGTTCTTCAGGACCTTGCCGGGGAGCAGGCTGCCATCCAAGCGGCCCGCGCCTACGGCGAAGCCAGTGGGCGAGAAGTACGGCTCTACAAGAACAACACCGACTTCCACGGCGCCTCGTTCGGCTGCCACGAGAGCTACCTCGTGCCGCGCAGGCACCGGTTCGAGGACCTCTATGCGGCGGTGATGCCGGTGCTGCTCGCCAGGACCCTGCTGTGCGGGGCTGGAAAGGTGGGATCAGAATCCGGGGGCAAGTGCGACTTCCAGCTCAGCCAGCGCGCCGACTTCATGTCGGTGGACGCGAGCGTGGACACCCTCTTCTGCCGCCCGGTCTTCAACACGCGCGACGAGCCCCACGCCGACGCCGCCCAGTGGCAGCGGCTGCATGTGATCTCGGGCGATGCCAACATGATGCCGACTTGCACGGCTCGAAAGGTCTGCCTGGTCAAGCTGGCCCTCTGGCTCTTGGACCTGGGCGAAGCGCCGCAATGGAAGATCAGGAACCCCGCTCGGGCGTTCCAAGAGGTCAGCCGTGACCTCACAGGTGCATGTCGTATTGAGCTCGAAGGCGGCAGTTGGACCACGGCCATAGAGATTCTGGAGAGCCTCTTCGCTGCGTTCGAGCGGTTCTATTTGGTGGGACACGACGCGAGGACAGTCTGGTCAGAAGAAGCAGCCCCTATCGTCTCCGAATCGAGAAAACTTCTCGACGCCCTTCAGAGCGATCAGACACAGCTTGTGCGATCCGTCGATTGGGCCGCGAAGAAGGCGATGCTGGAGGAGTACATGGAGGTCGAGCGTCTGACCTGGAAATCCAGGGACCTTCGCGCCTACGATCTGGCCTATCACCTTCTCGACTCCGACGAGGGGCTCTATTTCGCCTTGTTGCAGATGGGCCGCGTGGACCCAAGGCCGAGCCACGAGTCGGTGTTGGAACGGCTGGAGCGCTGCCACGAACCCTCGCGCGCCTTTGTGCGCGGCCAGGCCGTGACGGCGTTTCCAGAAGAACTAAGGGGCATCTCCTGGGGGGCCTTGAGCTTCGAGATGCAAGACGGCAGCCGCGAGGCGGTGACACTTTCGCCGGGACGGAGCTATTCTTGGGACCTGAAGGACTGCAGCGACGTAAAGAGCTTTATCGACGCTCTGAAGGAACAGCCATGA